In one window of Syngnathus typhle isolate RoL2023-S1 ecotype Sweden linkage group LG7, RoL_Styp_1.0, whole genome shotgun sequence DNA:
- the lrrc4.2 gene encoding leucine-rich repeat-containing protein 4.2 — MSPLGQVSVQLTWNTALLAVLSLMVPALSMCQSSSPALGSASSQNCPGMCSCTNQLSKVVCTRRGLVRVPSNIPANTRYLNLMENSIETIQADTFRHLHHLEVLQLGRNAIRQIEVGAFNGLTSLNTLALFDNRLTVIPSGAFEYLSKLRELWLRNNPIESIPSYAFNRVPSLMRLDLGELRKLEYISDGAFEGLQNLKYLNLGMCHLREFPNLSPLVGLEELEISENVFPELKPVAFHGLKNLRKLWIMNSGITTIERNAFDDITALVELNLAHNNLSSLPHNLFTPLQYLVELHLHHNPWKCDCDVVWLSWWLREYIPTNSTCCGRCHIPSHMKGRYLVEVDQTTFQCSAPFILDAPRDLNISAARVAELKCRTAAMSSVRWLLPGGTVLTHGSIHPRISVLNDGTLNFSNVLPSDTGVYTCMVSNMAGNSNASAYLNVSNAELNTSNLSYFTTVTVEVLEPTVEETPKPKPTVPASPSVFKPVFISTPTVLFQNTQTPRHVSIPTARLPSGPVASLDEIMKTTKIIIGCFVAVTLLAAAMLIAFYKLRKRHQQRSTVAAARTIEIIQMEEEVPPVPPSSGSSGSEETGLVLPTLVEHNSSAFKPGYVSSSRQGAYAAHWTQNNTLHRSARQHHSHISTIADPYIIKTTHEKEKVQETQI; from the coding sequence ATGAGTCCTTTGGGCCAGGTTAGTGTGCAGCTTACCTGgaacacagccctgcttgccgTGCTCTCCCTCATGGTGCCTGCTCTCAGTATGTGCCAGTCCAGCAGCCCAGCCCTGGGCTCAGCCAGCTCGCAGAACTGCCCAGGCATGTGCTCTTGCACCAACCAGCTCAGCAAGGTGGTGTGCACCCGCAGAGGCCTGGTTCGGGTTCCTTCTAACATCCCAGCCAACACCAGGTACCTTAACCTGATGGAAAACAGCATAGAGACCATACAGGCTGACACCTTCAGGCACCTGCATCACTTGGAGGTGCTGCAGTTGGGCAGGAATGCGATCAGGCAGATTGAAGTGGGGGCCTTCAATGGCCTGACCAGTCTTAACACTTTGGCGCTGTTTGACAATAGGCTGACGGTGATACCCAGTGGAGCTTTTGAGTACTTGTCAAAGCTACGAGAATTGTGGTTGAGGAACAATCCCATCGAGAGCATCCCGTCTTACGCCTTCAATCGCGTCCCCTCTTTAATGAGGTTGGATCTCGGAGAACTGAGAAAGTTGGAGTACATCTCAGACGGGGCGTTTGAGGGTCTTCAGAACCTCAAATACCTCAATTTAGGGATGTGCCACCTAAGGGAATTCCCCAATCTCTCACCCCTCGTCGGTTTGGAGGAGCTTGAAATATCAGAGAATGTTTTCCCTGAACTTAAACCCGTTGCCTTCCACGGGCTCAAGAATTTACGTAAACTGTGGATTATGAACTCCGGCATCACCACCATTGAGAGGAATGcgtttgatgacatcacagcttTGGTGGAGTTGAACTTGGCTCATAATAATTTGTCATCTCTCCCCCATAACCTCTTCACACCTCTGCAGTACTTAGTGGAGCTCCATCTGCACCACAACCCTTGGAAATGTGACTGTGATGTCGTGTGGCTCTCCTGGTGGCTCAGAGAGTACATTCCCACCAATTCCACCTGCTGTGGACGCTGCCATATCCCCAGCCACATGAAAGGGAGATACCTGGTGGAAGTGGACCAGACTACGTTTCAGTGTTCGGCACCATTCATACTCGACGCTCCGAGAGACCTAAATATCTCGGCGGCGAGGGTGGCAGAACTCAAGTGTCGCACAGCTGCCATGAGCTCTGTTAGATGGCTTCTCCCCGGCGGGACAGTACTGACACATGGTTCGATTCACCCACGGATATCTGTCCTTAACGACGGGACCCTCAACTTCTCCAATGTTCTGCCATCAGACACAGGGGTCTATACTTGCATGGTGAGCAACATGGCAGGGAATTCAAACGCCTCGGCCTACCTAAATGTCAGTAATGCCGAACTCAATACTTCAAATCTGTCCTATTTTACTACCGTAACCGTGGAGGTATTAGAGCCAACGGTGGAGGAAACCCCCAAACCCAAACCAACCGTCCCTGCCTCGCCTTCAGTCTTCAAACCTGTCTTCATTTCCACCCCTACTGTGCTGTTCCAAAACACGCAAACTCCAAGACACGTGTCAATCCCCACTGCCAGACTTCCCAGCGGGCCTGTTGCTAGCCTGGATGAGATCATGAAAACCACCAAGATCATCATTGGCTGTTTTGTTGCTGTGACCTTGTTGGCAGCGGCCATGTTAATAGCGTTCTATAAGTTGCGTAAACGGCATCAACAAAGGAGCACAGTGGCCGCGGCCAGGACCATAGAGATCATACAAATGGAGGAGGAAGTCCCTCCAGTTCCACCCTCTTCTGGATCTAGCGGCTCGGAGGAGACTGGTTTGGTATTGCCTACCCTAGTGGAACACAACAGCAGCGCCTTTAAGCCTGGCTATGTGTCGTCCTCTCGTCAAGGGGCCTACGCGGCCCATTGGACCCAGAACAACACTCTGCACCGTTCAGCCAGACAGCATCACAGCCACATCAGCACCATAGCAGATCCATATATCATTAAGACTACTCATGAAAAAGAGAAGGTTCAAGAGACCCAAATTTGA